From one Hyphomicrobiales bacterium genomic stretch:
- a CDS encoding paraquat-inducible protein A, protein MTWRSRLPEGERTPHEAEAIDVAPPHLDPIGAIAPPRAALHTWPWRRLALSGMIVLAAFCLYNGITQPIIRLTQLYVFSDAHSLASAVYALYLDGELMLAAIVLVFSILLPTVKLGYLLVLATLPTERLRTRQRVLQRLEGIGKWSMHDVLILAITIVYLKSSGLSDATSQPGARYFAVSVILIMLAYGWIKHSAREVVATGAMAPEPGTGTGPGAFAGGAPSPFHPLRRLAIAVLTAAAGITLALGLSLPTIKLTKLYVWTDEHSVLTAIWALVQDDEVFLAVLIGLFSVVFPTLKLFYLMAVSNLSTVRPQAQSRLFTRLEWLGKWSMMDVLVLALIIFYVNASSFAEASALAGIYYFTASVFLTMFAYALVKGGLVARRPAGRPVPPAAPDPLKPGGDPRTSASG, encoded by the coding sequence ATGACTTGGAGGTCGAGGTTGCCGGAGGGGGAGAGAACGCCGCACGAGGCCGAGGCGATCGACGTTGCGCCGCCGCACCTCGATCCGATTGGGGCGATCGCCCCGCCGCGCGCCGCCCTTCACACCTGGCCCTGGCGCCGCCTCGCCCTCTCGGGGATGATCGTCCTGGCGGCTTTTTGCCTCTACAATGGCATCACCCAGCCGATCATCCGATTGACGCAGCTCTACGTGTTCAGTGACGCCCATTCGCTGGCGAGCGCCGTCTATGCGCTCTATCTCGACGGCGAATTGATGCTGGCGGCGATCGTGCTCGTCTTTTCCATTCTTCTCCCGACCGTCAAGCTCGGCTATCTGCTCGTGCTTGCGACGCTGCCGACCGAACGCTTGCGCACCCGCCAGCGCGTGCTCCAGCGCCTGGAAGGCATCGGCAAGTGGTCCATGCACGATGTTTTGATCCTCGCGATCACCATCGTCTATCTGAAGTCCTCCGGCCTCAGTGACGCCACCAGCCAGCCGGGGGCCCGCTACTTCGCGGTCTCCGTCATTCTCATCATGCTGGCCTACGGTTGGATCAAGCACTCCGCGCGGGAGGTGGTCGCGACAGGTGCGATGGCGCCGGAGCCCGGCACCGGCACCGGTCCGGGTGCCTTCGCCGGCGGCGCCCCCTCTCCCTTCCATCCGCTGCGCCGCCTCGCCATCGCGGTGCTGACGGCCGCCGCCGGGATCACCCTGGCGCTCGGCCTTTCGCTTCCGACGATCAAGCTGACCAAACTCTACGTCTGGACCGACGAGCACTCGGTGCTCACCGCCATCTGGGCGCTGGTGCAGGACGACGAGGTCTTCCTCGCTGTCCTGATCGGTCTCTTTTCCGTTGTTTTCCCCACCCTCAAGCTCTTCTACCTGATGGCGGTTTCGAACCTGTCGACGGTTCGCCCGCAGGCTCAGAGCCGGCTCTTCACGCGCCTCGAGTGGCTCGGCAAGTGGTCGATGATGGACGTGCTCGTGCTCGCCCTCATCATCTTCTACGTCAACGCGTCGTCGTTCGCCGAGGCGAGCGCGCTGGCCGGCATCTATTATTTCACCGCGAGCGTGTTCCTGACCATGTTCGCCTATGCGCTGGTCAAGGGCGGTCTCGTCGCGCGTCGGCCGGCCGGGCGCCCCGTGCCGCCGGCCGCGCCGGATCCCCTCAAGCCTGGAGGCGATCCACGAACCAGCGCGTCAGGCTGA
- a CDS encoding FAD-binding protein, translating into MQTVAPMPSESTDVAVVGAGPAGLTAALALAEAGYRTAVIDPALARPPSAGDARTAALFISSINILRNLGVWENLVGEAAPLRRLRMIDATGRLLAGPDLLFAAQEIGEATFGWNVANAALVAVLRERLEQHAGVTLVGAAAGDVRPGPEAVEVLFEGGGSCSARLVVGADGRQSRCRTAAGITARRQDYPQVAVTTLFTHSRAHEDTSTEFHRPHGPLTTVPLPGRRSSLVWVEGPEEARRIAGLDDRTFSGELERALLGLLGSIEAPTRRHAFPLTMLTVPRYGARRIALVGEAGHVVPPIGAQGLNLGYRDIAALLEVLTDAAGCRVAADPGEAGIIEAYDRRRRFDVASRAAIVDLLNRSLLSRAPVAGLARVIGLHAMQLAPMARRRLMRSGMAPEGPLPPLMREPTTVARRRGV; encoded by the coding sequence ATGCAAACCGTCGCCCCGATGCCAAGCGAGAGCACCGACGTTGCGGTCGTCGGGGCCGGTCCGGCCGGACTGACAGCGGCGCTGGCGCTCGCGGAAGCCGGCTACCGCACGGCGGTTATCGATCCGGCGCTGGCCCGCCCGCCCAGTGCGGGGGACGCCCGCACGGCCGCTCTTTTCATCAGCTCGATCAATATTTTGCGCAATCTCGGGGTGTGGGAGAACCTGGTCGGCGAGGCCGCACCGCTGCGCCGTCTCAGGATGATCGATGCGACCGGACGCCTGCTCGCCGGGCCGGACCTCCTGTTTGCCGCCCAAGAGATCGGCGAGGCGACTTTCGGCTGGAACGTGGCCAACGCCGCGCTCGTTGCCGTGTTGCGGGAGCGGCTCGAACAGCACGCCGGGGTGACGCTCGTCGGCGCGGCGGCGGGCGATGTGCGGCCGGGACCCGAGGCGGTCGAGGTGCTGTTCGAGGGCGGCGGGAGTTGCTCGGCGCGGCTGGTGGTCGGGGCGGACGGTCGGCAATCGCGCTGCCGGACGGCGGCCGGCATCACGGCGCGCCGTCAAGACTACCCGCAAGTCGCCGTCACCACGCTTTTCACGCATTCGCGGGCGCACGAGGACACCTCGACGGAATTCCACCGCCCGCACGGGCCGCTCACCACCGTTCCGCTCCCCGGGCGGCGCTCCAGCCTCGTCTGGGTCGAGGGCCCCGAGGAGGCGCGCCGCATCGCCGGGCTCGACGACCGGACCTTCTCGGGCGAGCTCGAACGGGCGCTCCTCGGCCTGCTCGGGTCGATCGAGGCCCCGACACGGCGCCATGCCTTCCCACTGACGATGCTCACGGTGCCGCGCTACGGCGCCCGCCGCATCGCCCTGGTCGGCGAGGCGGGGCACGTCGTGCCGCCGATCGGCGCGCAGGGCCTCAACCTCGGATATCGCGACATCGCGGCCCTGCTCGAGGTGCTGACCGATGCGGCGGGGTGCCGGGTGGCCGCCGACCCGGGCGAGGCCGGTATCATCGAAGCCTACGACCGGCGGCGGCGCTTCGACGTCGCCAGCCGGGCGGCAATCGTCGATCTGCTCAACCGCAGCCTCCTCTCGCGCGCGCCCGTTGCGGGCCTCGCACGTGTCATCGGGCTCCATGCCATGCAGCTCGCTCCGATGGCGCGGCGCCGGCTGATGCGCTCGGGCATGGCGCCGGAGGGACCACTGCCACCGCTGATGCGCGAGCCGACGACAGTGGCGCGACGGCGCGGTGTCTAG
- a CDS encoding VWA domain-containing protein translates to MLGRRVFDSVARGWSDRRGNVAMMAAGVIVAIAVGAGAMIDYGRSYQVRTALQSALDAAIVASALAASGDQDESEAHVRAGLVSNWKNSQGTSTPNLVEYSENDGVLFAAATVEVPASFLGIAGIDTVPVRVETRVQVGLGKMEIALVLDNTGSMSGSKLAELDDAATDLVNTLMRGGNDDAVKIAVVPFANYVNVGLANRNASWIDVPPDTASTETQCEMRAPVTGQSNCRTETATYDDDGRTVSYDYEVCDYTYGTPVEECWQATTGAVWQGCVGSRNHPLDVSVGNMGTRVPGLLGRSCPSAILPLTNDKSTITTMLDSLQAVGNTYIPAGLVWGWRALDSEAPFTEATSTAEATQNHVNKVIVLMTDGENTRSPSYPDHDLQERALADQRTAELCTNIKAAGIKIYTVTFDVSDNGIKDLMESCASGPPYYFDATGVAGLNEAFKDIAGKLVQLRIAG, encoded by the coding sequence ATGTTGGGGCGCAGAGTTTTTGATTCTGTCGCGAGGGGGTGGAGCGATCGAAGGGGCAACGTCGCCATGATGGCGGCGGGCGTCATCGTTGCGATCGCGGTCGGCGCCGGAGCGATGATCGACTATGGCCGCAGCTATCAGGTCCGCACAGCTCTTCAGTCGGCTCTCGATGCAGCCATCGTAGCCAGCGCATTGGCCGCCAGCGGCGACCAGGACGAGAGCGAGGCGCATGTGCGCGCAGGGCTCGTCAGCAACTGGAAGAATTCACAAGGAACATCGACGCCGAACCTCGTCGAATACAGCGAGAACGACGGTGTGCTCTTTGCCGCCGCGACGGTCGAAGTGCCGGCGAGCTTTCTCGGCATTGCCGGCATCGACACGGTCCCGGTGCGCGTCGAAACGCGTGTGCAGGTCGGTCTCGGCAAGATGGAAATCGCACTCGTTCTCGACAACACCGGCTCGATGTCCGGCAGCAAGCTGGCCGAACTCGACGATGCCGCGACCGATCTCGTCAACACGCTGATGCGCGGTGGCAACGACGATGCGGTCAAGATCGCAGTCGTCCCCTTCGCCAACTACGTCAACGTCGGCCTGGCGAACCGCAACGCCAGCTGGATCGACGTACCGCCGGACACCGCGAGCACCGAGACCCAGTGCGAGATGAGAGCGCCGGTGACCGGCCAGTCGAACTGCCGCACCGAGACGGCAACCTATGACGACGATGGGCGCACCGTCAGCTATGACTACGAGGTCTGCGACTACACCTACGGCACGCCGGTCGAGGAGTGCTGGCAGGCGACCACGGGTGCCGTTTGGCAAGGCTGCGTCGGCTCGCGCAACCATCCCCTCGACGTGTCGGTCGGCAACATGGGCACGCGCGTACCCGGGCTCCTCGGCCGCTCCTGCCCCAGCGCGATTCTGCCGCTGACCAACGACAAGTCCACCATCACCACGATGTTGGACAGCCTCCAGGCGGTCGGCAACACCTACATCCCGGCGGGCCTCGTCTGGGGCTGGCGCGCGCTCGATTCCGAAGCCCCGTTCACCGAGGCGACCTCCACCGCCGAGGCCACCCAGAACCATGTCAACAAGGTCATCGTGCTGATGACCGACGGCGAGAACACGCGCAGCCCTTCCTACCCCGACCACGACCTGCAGGAGCGCGCGCTCGCCGATCAGCGGACCGCCGAACTCTGCACGAACATCAAGGCCGCCGGCATCAAGATCTACACCGTCACGTTCGACGTTTCCGACAACGGTATCAAGGACCTGATGGAAAGCTGCGCGAGCGGCCCGCCCTACTACTTCGATGCCACCGGTGTTGCGGGTCTGAACGAGGCCTTCAAGGACATCGCCGGCAAGCTCGTGCAACTGCGCATCGCCGGCTGA
- a CDS encoding tetratricopeptide repeat protein, with product MAFAVLARAFGEPFRHLDCARPWSMARPFRRGTPRLQSPTRRAGPYPTLAISFGRAARRIVGFALHGGPGWRYCVAGQLRRPPYSRERSRRDRWSRLARDGRPRRRGRRSAHNEEQAMALKPGSGGGGGPAELMRSAVRLYETGDYERARKTARKLLSAAPGHPDVTHLLGAIALAEGRFREAIDDFNRSLKANPRQPAVHNNMGEAHRRLGENEKAAACYEAAIRLDGRNAGFRNNLGVALRDLGRPEDALAMLDEALRLEPGNAAAEVNRATVLHILARSQEAIDSYRRILVRAPRNTEALNNLGSTLNDLGRFEEAIDHFRKVMAINPRHTGAHCSIAVSLLKLGRGHEAIRHLELAKSIAPGDASILNQLGNTLRDMGRIEEALANLEESVRRDPTSHKMLCQLANGYRSAGEDDQAEKTYRQVLARDPLATDCYRLLAEFKPYPLDGPDVAAMKRLYEDPAALDDERRMHLAFALGKVHEGARAFAQAFDYFLEGNRLQRARYAYDHAETEAEFQRIEQVFSRTRLEQLAAAGAGHPDAAPIFILGMPRSGTTLVEQILASHSDVFGAGELYDMQDIASIEQVRTTRTYPDCFADAAPARFDELGREYVRRVREIAGTAPRFTDKMPHNFRYVGLIRAMLPNARIIHCRREPADNCLSIFKNFFTDAHRYATDLADLGRYYLAYRDLMAHWEAIAPAAIHTVQYEEMVADQEGQSRRLLEYCGLAWEDRVLDFHETERMVNTISVSQVRRPIYTTSVKLSERYGERLRHLLEHLEPGR from the coding sequence ATGGCGTTCGCCGTGCTGGCCCGCGCCTTCGGCGAGCCGTTCCGCCATCTGGATTGTGCTCGGCCGTGGTCGATGGCGCGCCCGTTTCGCCGTGGGACCCCTCGACTGCAATCTCCAACACGCCGTGCCGGTCCTTACCCGACGTTGGCCATCTCCTTCGGCCGGGCGGCCCGCCGGATCGTCGGCTTTGCTTTGCATGGTGGTCCCGGTTGGCGCTATTGCGTTGCAGGCCAACTGCGCCGACCGCCGTATTCACGCGAGCGCTCGAGGCGGGATCGATGGTCGCGGCTCGCACGGGATGGACGCCCGCGCCGGCGTGGCCGTCGGTCAGCACACAACGAGGAGCAAGCCATGGCGTTGAAACCAGGGTCCGGCGGTGGTGGCGGTCCGGCCGAACTGATGCGCTCGGCGGTCCGCCTCTATGAGACCGGCGACTACGAGCGCGCCCGGAAAACCGCCCGAAAACTCCTTTCGGCCGCGCCCGGACATCCCGACGTCACCCATCTCCTCGGCGCCATTGCACTCGCCGAAGGGCGGTTTCGCGAGGCGATCGACGATTTCAACCGCTCGCTGAAGGCGAACCCGCGCCAGCCGGCGGTGCACAACAACATGGGCGAGGCCCATCGCAGGCTCGGGGAGAACGAGAAGGCGGCCGCCTGTTACGAGGCCGCCATCCGCCTCGATGGGCGAAACGCCGGGTTCCGCAACAATCTCGGCGTTGCGCTCCGCGATCTCGGCCGGCCGGAGGATGCGCTCGCGATGCTGGACGAAGCGTTGCGGCTCGAGCCCGGCAACGCCGCCGCCGAGGTCAACCGCGCCACCGTGCTCCACATCCTCGCTCGCAGCCAGGAAGCCATCGATTCCTACCGCCGGATCCTCGTGCGCGCGCCGCGCAACACCGAGGCCCTCAACAACCTCGGCAGCACACTGAACGACCTCGGGCGTTTCGAGGAAGCCATCGACCATTTCCGCAAGGTCATGGCCATCAACCCGCGCCACACGGGAGCCCATTGCAGCATCGCCGTATCGCTCCTCAAGCTCGGCCGCGGCCACGAGGCGATCCGTCATCTCGAGCTGGCGAAATCGATCGCCCCCGGCGATGCGTCGATCCTCAACCAACTCGGCAATACGCTGCGCGACATGGGCCGCATCGAGGAGGCGCTCGCGAACCTCGAGGAATCGGTGCGCCGCGACCCGACCAGCCACAAGATGCTCTGCCAGCTTGCGAATGGCTACCGCTCGGCCGGTGAGGATGATCAAGCCGAGAAGACCTATCGTCAGGTTCTGGCCCGCGATCCCCTCGCCACGGATTGCTACCGACTGCTGGCCGAGTTCAAGCCCTATCCCCTCGACGGACCGGACGTCGCGGCCATGAAACGCCTCTACGAGGATCCCGCCGCCCTCGACGACGAGCGGCGCATGCATCTCGCCTTCGCGCTCGGCAAGGTCCACGAAGGCGCCAGGGCGTTTGCGCAAGCCTTCGACTATTTCCTCGAAGGCAACCGCCTCCAGCGCGCCCGTTACGCTTATGACCATGCCGAGACCGAGGCCGAATTCCAGCGGATCGAGCAGGTGTTCTCGCGCACGCGCCTCGAGCAGCTGGCCGCCGCCGGCGCCGGCCATCCGGACGCGGCCCCGATCTTCATCCTCGGCATGCCGCGCTCTGGCACCACACTTGTCGAGCAGATTCTCGCGAGCCATTCCGACGTCTTCGGTGCCGGCGAACTCTACGACATGCAGGACATCGCCTCGATCGAGCAGGTGCGCACGACCCGCACCTACCCCGACTGCTTCGCCGATGCCGCGCCCGCGCGCTTCGACGAACTCGGGCGCGAGTACGTCCGCCGGGTCCGCGAGATCGCCGGCACCGCTCCCCGCTTCACCGACAAGATGCCCCACAACTTCCGCTACGTCGGCTTGATCCGCGCCATGCTTCCCAACGCGCGCATCATCCACTGCCGCCGCGAGCCCGCCGACAACTGCTTGTCGATCTTCAAGAATTTTTTCACCGACGCGCACCGCTACGCCACCGACCTCGCCGATCTCGGCCGTTATTACCTCGCTTACCGGGACCTCATGGCGCACTGGGAAGCGATCGCCCCGGCAGCCATCCATACCGTCCAGTACGAGGAAATGGTGGCCGACCAGGAGGGCCAATCCCGCCGCCTGCTCGAATACTGCGGGCTGGCCTGGGAGGATCGGGTGCTCGATTTCCACGAGACCGAGCGCATGGTGAACACCATCAGCGTCAGCCAGGTCAGGCGCCCGATATACACGACCTCGGTCAAGCTCTCCGAGCGCTACGGCGAGCGTCTGCGCCACCTTCTGGAGCACTTGGAGCCGGGTCGATAG
- a CDS encoding porin codes for MIGGLFGTSSRLAIVAAGLFVGGAALSPAQAADLGGDCCADLEERVAELEATTVRHANRKISLSISGQVNQALLWFDNNEEADVYVIDNDESSTRLNFKGQGTVRPGLTIGFQIEFDLQMGNNFTFDANDGDDGDLFQFRRAEWFIRDDALGTLTVGQGSMASDGAHETSFSEGWYAGVGYGLGITNNYISLFDDNSGLYFQSTTWATIGTDHDASRRNRVRYDSPTFAGFTLSASWGEDDEWDTALRYANEWNGLRVAAAISYHEDHDDNTCFTNTVPENHTSVPGALTGNDSNCTYTGTWGGSIAFLHVPSGIHLQGGYSEREFFNTDGNDAVVSLREANEAEHWWIAAGIQGRWNSLGESDVSIQYIENTNQGVLGLDYTNWAISFTQHIDAVGATAYISYHHEEFDDNALFGVDVDGEIDRVLAGMRVRF; via the coding sequence ATGATCGGGGGACTTTTTGGAACGTCTAGCCGGCTCGCCATCGTGGCTGCTGGCCTTTTCGTCGGTGGCGCGGCTCTGAGCCCGGCACAGGCGGCCGACCTCGGCGGCGACTGCTGCGCCGATCTCGAGGAGCGGGTTGCTGAACTCGAGGCGACGACTGTTCGCCACGCGAACCGCAAGATCTCGCTGTCCATCTCTGGCCAGGTCAACCAGGCTCTGCTCTGGTTCGACAACAACGAAGAGGCCGACGTCTACGTCATCGACAACGACGAGTCGTCCACCCGCCTCAACTTCAAGGGCCAGGGCACTGTCCGTCCGGGCCTGACCATCGGCTTCCAGATCGAATTCGATCTCCAGATGGGCAACAACTTCACGTTCGACGCCAACGACGGCGACGACGGTGACCTCTTCCAGTTCCGCCGCGCCGAGTGGTTCATCCGCGACGACGCGCTCGGCACCTTGACGGTCGGCCAGGGCTCCATGGCTTCGGACGGCGCACACGAGACCTCGTTCTCCGAGGGCTGGTATGCGGGCGTCGGCTACGGTCTCGGCATCACCAACAACTACATCTCGCTCTTCGACGACAACTCTGGCCTCTACTTCCAGAGCACCACGTGGGCCACGATCGGCACCGACCACGACGCGTCGCGCCGCAACCGTGTCCGCTACGACTCGCCGACCTTCGCCGGCTTCACGCTGTCGGCATCGTGGGGTGAGGACGACGAGTGGGATACCGCTCTGCGTTATGCCAACGAGTGGAACGGCCTGCGCGTTGCAGCCGCCATCTCGTACCACGAGGACCACGACGACAACACCTGCTTCACGAACACCGTTCCGGAAAACCACACGTCGGTTCCTGGTGCTCTGACGGGCAACGACTCGAACTGCACGTACACCGGGACGTGGGGCGGCTCCATCGCCTTCCTGCACGTTCCGTCGGGCATCCACCTCCAGGGTGGTTACTCCGAGCGTGAGTTCTTCAACACGGACGGCAACGACGCGGTCGTCTCCCTGCGTGAGGCCAACGAGGCCGAGCACTGGTGGATCGCTGCTGGTATCCAGGGCCGTTGGAACTCGCTGGGTGAGTCGGACGTCTCGATCCAGTACATCGAGAACACCAACCAGGGTGTCCTGGGCCTCGATTACACCAACTGGGCGATCAGCTTCACGCAGCACATCGACGCGGTTGGCGCGACGGCCTACATCTCCTACCACCACGAGGAGTTCGACGACAACGCACTCTTCGGCGTGGACGTCGACGGCGAGATCGACCGCGTGCTGGCTGGCATGCGCGTCCGCTTCTGA
- a CDS encoding porin: MKRMIVEMEMIGGLKKTSSRLAIAAAAGLMVGGFALTPAQAADLGGDCCADLEERVSELEATAVRHANRKVSLTISGQVNQALLWFDNNEEADVYVIDNDESSTRLNFRGEGTVRPGMTIGFQIEFDLQMGNNFSFDANDGDDGDLFQFRRAEWYVRDDRLGTLTVGQGSMASDGAHEVSFSEGWYAGVGYGLGITNNYISLFDDVSGLYFQSTTWATIGTDHDASRRNRVRYDSPTLHGFTLSASWGEDDEWDAALRYSNEWNGLRVAAAISYHEDHDDNTCFTNTVPENHTSVPGVLTGNDSNCTSTETWGGSIAFLHVPSGIHLQGGYSEREFINTDGNDAVVALREANEAEHWWIAAGIQGRWNHLGLSDVSIQYIENTNQGVLGLDYTNWAISFTQAIDAVGATAYIAYHHEEFDDNALFGVDVGGEIDRVIAGMRVRF; encoded by the coding sequence ATGAAACGAATGATTGTGGAGATGGAAATGATTGGGGGACTTAAAAAGACGTCTAGTCGCCTCGCCATCGCCGCTGCTGCTGGGCTTATGGTGGGCGGTTTCGCGCTGACCCCGGCACAGGCGGCAGACCTTGGCGGTGACTGCTGCGCGGACCTCGAGGAGCGGGTGTCCGAGCTCGAGGCAACGGCCGTTCGCCACGCGAACCGTAAGGTTTCGCTGACGATTTCCGGTCAGGTCAACCAAGCCCTGCTCTGGTTCGACAACAACGAAGAGGCTGACGTCTACGTCATCGACAACGACGAGTCGTCCACCCGCCTCAACTTCCGCGGTGAGGGCACTGTCCGTCCGGGGATGACCATCGGCTTCCAGATCGAATTCGATCTCCAGATGGGCAACAACTTCTCGTTCGACGCCAACGACGGCGACGACGGTGACCTCTTCCAGTTCCGCCGCGCCGAGTGGTATGTCCGTGACGATCGTCTCGGCACGCTGACGGTCGGTCAGGGCTCGATGGCTTCGGACGGCGCCCACGAGGTGTCCTTCTCCGAAGGCTGGTATGCTGGCGTCGGCTACGGCCTCGGCATCACCAACAACTACATCTCGCTCTTCGACGACGTCTCTGGCCTCTACTTCCAGAGCACGACGTGGGCCACGATCGGCACCGACCACGACGCGTCGCGCCGCAACCGTGTCCGCTACGACTCGCCGACGCTGCACGGCTTCACGCTGTCGGCATCGTGGGGTGAGGACGACGAGTGGGATGCCGCTCTGCGCTACTCGAACGAGTGGAACGGCCTGCGCGTTGCAGCCGCCATCTCGTACCACGAGGACCACGACGACAACACCTGCTTCACGAACACCGTTCCGGAAAACCACACGTCGGTTCCTGGTGTTCTGACGGGCAACGACTCGAACTGTACGTCTACCGAGACGTGGGGCGGCTCGATCGCCTTCCTGCACGTTCCGTCGGGCATTCACCTCCAGGGTGGTTACTCTGAGCGTGAATTCATCAACACGGACGGCAACGATGCCGTCGTCGCTCTGCGCGAGGCCAACGAGGCCGAGCACTGGTGGATCGCTGCTGGTATCCAGGGTCGCTGGAACCACCTCGGTCTCTCCGACGTCTCGATCCAATACATCGAGAACACCAACCAGGGCGTTCTGGGCCTCGACTACACCAACTGGGCGATCAGCTTCACGCAGGCGATCGACGCGGTTGGTGCGACGGCCTACATCGCCTACCACCACGAGGAGTTCGACGACAACGCACTCTTCGGCGTGGACGTCGGTGGCGAGATCGACCGTGTCATCGCTGGCATGCGCGTCCGCTTCTGA
- a CDS encoding MBL fold metallo-hydrolase: MTDRRLSITLLGTGCPVVSTRRHGPASLVRCGPLNVLVDLGSGATQRLLAAGACGRDIDAVLLTHLHSDHVVDLYQFLISSWHQNRDRPQRIFGPPGTRRFIDMQMEAYREERDLRIAFEARTSTAAFDIEVEEIVEGACLIDNQGVKVTAFRVEHAPVPHAFGFSFEAGGRRLVLSGDTRPCEGLARAAAGADVLVHEVMTHPGPTTLQTGSLRTEATIHNVMSYHTLADQVGIVAREARVGALVLTHIVPPETDAGALLARVMHDFAGPVVVGEDLMTIDVARGTIEWRGLNASIARVSVG; this comes from the coding sequence ATGACCGACCGGCGGCTCTCGATCACGCTTCTCGGCACCGGCTGCCCAGTGGTCTCGACGCGGCGCCATGGACCGGCGAGCCTCGTTCGCTGTGGGCCGCTGAACGTGCTGGTTGACCTGGGGTCCGGAGCAACGCAGAGGCTGCTCGCCGCCGGCGCCTGCGGCCGCGACATCGATGCCGTTCTTCTCACGCATCTGCACAGCGACCACGTCGTCGACCTCTACCAGTTTCTGATCTCCTCCTGGCATCAGAACCGTGACCGACCGCAGCGCATTTTCGGTCCGCCTGGAACCCGCCGGTTCATCGACATGCAGATGGAGGCTTACCGTGAGGAGCGCGATCTCAGGATCGCGTTCGAGGCGCGCACCAGCACGGCGGCCTTCGACATCGAGGTCGAGGAGATCGTCGAGGGTGCCTGCCTCATCGACAACCAGGGAGTGAAGGTCACCGCATTCAGGGTCGAGCACGCGCCGGTGCCGCATGCCTTCGGCTTTTCGTTCGAGGCCGGTGGGCGCCGACTGGTCCTCTCCGGCGATACGCGCCCCTGCGAGGGGCTCGCGCGGGCGGCTGCGGGCGCGGACGTGCTGGTGCACGAGGTGATGACCCACCCCGGGCCAACGACGCTGCAAACGGGTAGCCTCAGGACCGAAGCGACGATCCACAACGTCATGAGCTATCACACACTTGCCGATCAGGTTGGCATCGTTGCGCGGGAGGCGAGGGTTGGGGCGCTCGTCCTCACCCACATCGTGCCGCCGGAAACCGATGCAGGCGCGCTGCTCGCGCGCGTGATGCATGACTTCGCGGGGCCGGTCGTCGTCGGTGAGGACCTCATGACCATCGATGTCGCGCGCGGTACGATCGAATGGCGTGGGCTCAATGCCTCGATCGCCAGAGTATCCGTCGGCTGA
- a CDS encoding lipid A biosynthesis acyltransferase, translating to MSPLLDLQYRLEYVILRVVVGFFRLLPLDFAAGVSARLWRLLAPLTPRHKRALENLALAFPEKSESERRTIALEHWDNLGRVSIEGMQLDRLLAQEGRIELADAHLLSRYQGRFGPAVGVTLHTGNWELAVWPLARYGGQPAAIYRLIKNPYVDAYVREQRRQLYPGGLLAKGKAHGSNAEGQRTARLITDYVRKGGRLGIVCDLYDKSGIAVPFFGHPAKSTPVPAMIARRVGARIWMARAVRIARQSRFRIEVKELKVPRSGNPGDDIRAITAAMHAQFEAWVRERPEQWMWSNRRWS from the coding sequence ATGTCACCTCTGCTCGACCTGCAATACCGGCTCGAATACGTGATCCTGCGCGTCGTCGTCGGCTTTTTCCGCCTGCTGCCGCTCGACTTCGCCGCCGGGGTCTCCGCCAGGCTCTGGCGTTTGCTGGCGCCGCTGACGCCGCGGCACAAGCGCGCCCTCGAGAACCTGGCGCTCGCCTTTCCCGAAAAGAGCGAGAGCGAACGGCGGACGATCGCGCTCGAGCATTGGGACAACCTCGGACGGGTCAGCATCGAGGGCATGCAGCTCGACCGCCTGCTCGCGCAGGAAGGCCGCATCGAGCTCGCCGACGCGCACCTCCTCTCGCGCTACCAGGGCCGCTTCGGGCCGGCGGTCGGCGTGACACTGCACACCGGCAACTGGGAGCTGGCAGTCTGGCCGCTCGCGCGCTACGGCGGCCAGCCGGCGGCGATCTACCGGCTCATCAAGAACCCCTACGTCGATGCCTACGTGCGCGAGCAGCGGCGCCAGCTCTATCCCGGCGGCCTGCTGGCCAAGGGAAAGGCGCACGGCTCGAACGCCGAGGGCCAGCGAACGGCGCGGCTGATCACGGACTACGTGCGCAAGGGCGGGCGGCTCGGCATCGTCTGCGATCTCTACGACAAGAGCGGCATCGCGGTGCCGTTCTTCGGGCATCCGGCCAAATCGACGCCGGTTCCGGCGATGATCGCGCGGCGGGTCGGAGCGCGGATCTGGATGGCACGCGCGGTGCGGATCGCACGCCAATCGCGGTTTCGCATCGAGGTGAAGGAGCTGAAGGTGCCGCGTTCGGGCAATCCGGGCGACGACATCCGCGCCATCACCGCCGCCATGCACGCACAGTTCGAAGCCTGGGTGCGCGAGCGCCCGGAGCAGTGGATGTGGTCGAACCGGCGCTGGAGCTGA